In one window of Henckelia pumila isolate YLH828 chromosome 1, ASM3356847v2, whole genome shotgun sequence DNA:
- the LOC140875550 gene encoding aldehyde dehydrogenase family 3 member F1-like isoform X1, which yields MELDPMELELKELRDTFKSGRTKEGSWRKSQLKALLSFLEEKEDAILNALMQDLGKHPVEAYRDEIGPLIKTVNHALQNLKKWMSSKKIQLPVVAFPAKAVLVPEPLGVVLIISCWNVPFGISLEALVGAIAAGNAAVLKPSELAASSSSVLAHLMQTYLDSKAIKVIQGGPSVGEKLLQLKWDKIFFTGSKRVGRIVMSAAANNLTPVALELGGKCPAIVDSLSSSWDKKMAVKRIVSAKFGTCAAQACVAIDYILVEQKFAPALVELLKDEILSSIGENIKETNFMTKIVNKCHFSRLRNLLHEPNVEASIVYGGKLDEDNLLIEPTLLVDPPLKAGIMTEEIFGPLLPIITLEKIEDSIDFINSNPRALAIYGFTNDKNLMKRLSSETSSGSIVFNDAIIQYIAETAPFGGVGECGFGRYHGKFSFDMFTHEKTVANRGYLVDFWFRYPPWNEQKMWIFKSAYRFNYLGIVLIMLGLKKS from the exons ATGGAATTAGATCCCATGGAATTGGAGTTGAAGGAGTTGAGGGACACTTTTAAATCGGGGAGAACAAAAGAAGGATCATGGAGGAAATCACAGCTCAAAGCTTTGTTATCTTTTCTTGAAGAGAAAGAGGATGCCATTTTGAATGCTCTTATGCAAGACCTGGGAAAACATCCAGTAGAGGCCTATAGAGATGAG ATAGGACCCTTGATCAAAACCGTGAATCATGCTTTgcaaaatttgaagaaatggaTGTCAAGCAAAAAG ATCCAGTTGCCGGTTGTGGCTTTCCCTGCCAAGGCGGTATTAGTTCCAGAGCCCCTCGGAGTCGTGCTCATCATATCATGTTGGAATGTTCCTTTTG GAATATCATTGGAAGCTCTTGTAGGAGCAATTGCTGCGGGGAATGCAGCAGTCCTAAAGCCATCCGAACTTGCtgcatcttcttcttctgtttTGGCTCATCTCATGCAAACTTATTTGGATTCTAAGGCCATTAAAGTCATTCAAGGTGGTCCTTCTGTTGGTGAGAAGCTTTTGCAACTCAAATgggacaaaatattttttacag GTAGTAAACGAGTTGGTCGAATTGTTATGAGCGCTGCTGCCAATAATCTTACCCCTGTCGCTTTGGAATTGGGTGGAAAATGCCCTGCAATTGTTGATTCTCTTTCAAGTTCTTGGGATAAAAAG ATGGCAGTGAAACGAATAGTTTCAGCAAAATTTGGGACTTGTGCTGCCCAAGCTTGTGTAGCCATCGATTATATCCTTGTGGAACAGAAGTTTGCGCCCGCTTTG GTAGAACTGCTTAAGGATGAAATCTTGAGTTCGATCGgagaaaatataaaagaaacaaaCTTCATGACTAAAATAGTCAACAAGTGCCATTTTTCGCGGTTGCGAAATCTCTTGCACGAACCTAATGTCGAAGCTTCTATTGTTTACGGGGGTAAACTAGACGAAGATAATCT GCTAATTGAACCAACTTTGCTGGTTGATCCACCACTTAAAGCTGGAATCATGACTGAAGAAATCTTTGGTCCATTGCTTCCAATAATTACT TTGGAAAAAATTGAAGATAGTATTGATTTCATAAACTCGAATCCGAGAGCCCTCGCAATATATGGATTCACGAACGATAAAAATCTGATGAAAAGGTTGTCGTCCGAGACATCTTCAGGGAGCATTGTTTTCAATGATGCAATTATTCAG TACATAGCCGAAACTGCTCCGTTTGGAGGAGTTGGCGAATGTGGCTTCGGTAGATACCACGGGAAATTCTCGTTCGACATGTTCACGCACGAGAAAACGGTAGCCAATCGAGGTTATCTTGTGGATTTTTGGTTCAGATATCCTCCATGGAATGA
- the LOC140875550 gene encoding aldehyde dehydrogenase family 3 member F1-like isoform X2 — translation MELDPMELELKELRDTFKSGRTKEGSWRKSQLKALLSFLEEKEDAILNALMQDLGKHPVEAYRDEIGPLIKTVNHALQNLKKWMSSKKIQLPVVAFPAKAVLVPEPLGVVLIISCWNVPFGAIAAGNAAVLKPSELAASSSSVLAHLMQTYLDSKAIKVIQGGPSVGEKLLQLKWDKIFFTGSKRVGRIVMSAAANNLTPVALELGGKCPAIVDSLSSSWDKKMAVKRIVSAKFGTCAAQACVAIDYILVEQKFAPALVELLKDEILSSIGENIKETNFMTKIVNKCHFSRLRNLLHEPNVEASIVYGGKLDEDNLLIEPTLLVDPPLKAGIMTEEIFGPLLPIITLEKIEDSIDFINSNPRALAIYGFTNDKNLMKRLSSETSSGSIVFNDAIIQYIAETAPFGGVGECGFGRYHGKFSFDMFTHEKTVANRGYLVDFWFRYPPWNEQKMWIFKSAYRFNYLGIVLIMLGLKKS, via the exons ATGGAATTAGATCCCATGGAATTGGAGTTGAAGGAGTTGAGGGACACTTTTAAATCGGGGAGAACAAAAGAAGGATCATGGAGGAAATCACAGCTCAAAGCTTTGTTATCTTTTCTTGAAGAGAAAGAGGATGCCATTTTGAATGCTCTTATGCAAGACCTGGGAAAACATCCAGTAGAGGCCTATAGAGATGAG ATAGGACCCTTGATCAAAACCGTGAATCATGCTTTgcaaaatttgaagaaatggaTGTCAAGCAAAAAG ATCCAGTTGCCGGTTGTGGCTTTCCCTGCCAAGGCGGTATTAGTTCCAGAGCCCCTCGGAGTCGTGCTCATCATATCATGTTGGAATGTTCCTTTTG GAGCAATTGCTGCGGGGAATGCAGCAGTCCTAAAGCCATCCGAACTTGCtgcatcttcttcttctgtttTGGCTCATCTCATGCAAACTTATTTGGATTCTAAGGCCATTAAAGTCATTCAAGGTGGTCCTTCTGTTGGTGAGAAGCTTTTGCAACTCAAATgggacaaaatattttttacag GTAGTAAACGAGTTGGTCGAATTGTTATGAGCGCTGCTGCCAATAATCTTACCCCTGTCGCTTTGGAATTGGGTGGAAAATGCCCTGCAATTGTTGATTCTCTTTCAAGTTCTTGGGATAAAAAG ATGGCAGTGAAACGAATAGTTTCAGCAAAATTTGGGACTTGTGCTGCCCAAGCTTGTGTAGCCATCGATTATATCCTTGTGGAACAGAAGTTTGCGCCCGCTTTG GTAGAACTGCTTAAGGATGAAATCTTGAGTTCGATCGgagaaaatataaaagaaacaaaCTTCATGACTAAAATAGTCAACAAGTGCCATTTTTCGCGGTTGCGAAATCTCTTGCACGAACCTAATGTCGAAGCTTCTATTGTTTACGGGGGTAAACTAGACGAAGATAATCT GCTAATTGAACCAACTTTGCTGGTTGATCCACCACTTAAAGCTGGAATCATGACTGAAGAAATCTTTGGTCCATTGCTTCCAATAATTACT TTGGAAAAAATTGAAGATAGTATTGATTTCATAAACTCGAATCCGAGAGCCCTCGCAATATATGGATTCACGAACGATAAAAATCTGATGAAAAGGTTGTCGTCCGAGACATCTTCAGGGAGCATTGTTTTCAATGATGCAATTATTCAG TACATAGCCGAAACTGCTCCGTTTGGAGGAGTTGGCGAATGTGGCTTCGGTAGATACCACGGGAAATTCTCGTTCGACATGTTCACGCACGAGAAAACGGTAGCCAATCGAGGTTATCTTGTGGATTTTTGGTTCAGATATCCTCCATGGAATGA